The uncultured Methanoregula sp. genomic sequence TTGTATTTATTTTTGTACAGGCCCTCCCGTCCCCGGAATATGGTCCCCTGCGTGTCGCAGACTATGATCTCGTTGACCATGGTACAGACATTGGGATCGTAGCCGATACACTTGAGAAGCCGGGTAATGGCAAAGCCGGCAGCACCGGCCCCGCAGATGACAATGTTTAGATCGGTAAATTTTTTCCCGGTGACCCTGCAGGCATTGAGAAGCGCCCCGAGAACAACGACTGCCGTGCCGTGCTGGTCATCATGCATTACCGGTATCCCGATATCCTGCAGCGCGTCCTCGACTTCAAAACACTTCGGTGCGGCTATATCTTCAAGATTGATCCCGCCAAAGACCGGGGCGATATTTTTCACCTGGTCGGTAAAATTCGTGTCATGATTTTCAAAACAGATGGGAAAAGCATCGATACCGGCAAATTCCTTAAAGAGAATGGCTTTTCCTTCCATGACCGGGATTGCCGCATACCCCCCGATATTCCCGAGGCCGAGGACAGCTGTTCCATCCGTTACAATGGCGATGGTGTTGGCCTTGATGGTATACTTGTACGCTAGATTTTTATTTTTGGAGATTTGCCGGGAAACTTCTGCCACACCAGGGGTATAGGCAAGAGACAGATCGTGCCGGTTCCTGAGCGGGACTTTGGAGCGGATCTCCAGTTTTCCATGATGTCTGGCGTGCAGGGCAAGTGCTTCCTTGTAAATATCATCGCTTCCCGGTGAAAAATCCATAGCAGACACTCCTTATACGTGAAAGTGACGGCACAGAAAATGAATCTGCTGGTCGATCATAGGGTTTACAAAATTGTGTGCCAGGACTCAAAAAGTTACTTTTTAATACACGGATGAACAAAAATATACATCAAGGTATACTAAGTGGACATACCGTGCCCCCCCTCACCAGGGATACCCGTTTTCCCAGGATTTAATGTGATTACCATGAAGTCAAAAGATATTGCCATTGTCGGGATCCTGCTCGCTATCGGTGCGATCCTGCGTTATTTCCTTGCAATGCTCCACACGCCGCTCACGCCGAACATGATCATTGCATTCTACTGTCTTGCCATCATCCTGATCGCCCCGAAGATTTACGAAGCGATCGGTATCGGGTTTGTTGCCGGTATCCTCTCGATGCTGATCTCCGGTTCGATATTTCCCCCGGCAAACCTCATCAGTGAACCCCTTGGGGCACTGGTCTGTTTCGGGATCTACGGTCTTCTCAAGAACCGATCAAAATTCGCTCCGACAGCAACGACGTTCCTCGCGACACTTGCAAGCGGGTTTACCTTTGCCGTGCTCGCAATTATTGCTGTAGCCCCGCAAATTCTTTCAAAATATGCAACCCTGGAAGGATTCATTATTGTTTTCGTGCCGATAGTCGTGATTACTGCCATATTTAATGCCGTGATCGTCCAGATCCTCTTCATCCCCTCAAACAGGGTGCTGTCGAGAGGGCAGGAATGATCGAGCTCGAACAGGTCAGTTATATTTACCCCCATACGGTTCAGAAAGCCCTGAACAACCTCTCTTTTTCCCTTCCCCGTGGGAAATGTGTGCTGGTGACCGGCCCTTCAGGCGCCGGGAAAACGACCCTGTGCCTGGCCTCCGCGGGAGTTCTCCATCACGAATATGGAGGGAAAAAAGAGGGCCGGGTTACCCTTGGTGGCAGGGATATCAGTACCTATTCCAGTTTATCCGAAGTAGCCCGGACAATAGGGATTGTCTTTGACGATGCGGAAGCGCAGATGATCTTTACCACTGTCGAGGAAGAGATCCTGTCGGCGCTCGAATACCGGGGCCTCGCTGCAGAAGTAGTCGAGGATCGCCTCGCGGCCATTATGGAAAAAACGCACCTGACCGAACTGCGGCACCGGTCCCCGCACCATCTCTCCGGGGGCCAGAAGCAGCGGGTAGCGCTGGCAGCAACGCTCGCGCTCGGTAACGATATCCTGATCCTTGACGAGCCTACGTCGGAGCTTGATGAGCGGGCAACGACAAGGATCGTCGATATCCTGCGTACCCTGAAAAAAGAGGGCACGACCATCCTTCTCATTGAACATAAGTTCGGGCATTTTAAGGATATCGTGGATACCCTTGTTGTCATGGAAAACGGCATGATACGTGCAGAGGGCTCACCGGATAACGTTCTTGCCGACGAACGGATGGGAAAGATTGTCATTGCAGATTTTTCGGGTATCCGCACTGCCGGTGCTGAACAAAATGCCGGGAGTGTTCCGGATAAGAATCCCGCTCCAGGCATGGTAGTCTCTGTCAAGGATCTGGTCTATTCCTACGAGAAGCTTCGCGCCCTGGATTCGATAAACCTCGAGATTGCTGCCGGGGAATTTGTGGCAATTGTCGGGGAGAACGGATCGGGGAAAACAACGCTGGTCAAGCATTTCAACGGGCTGCTCTTACCGGAATCGGGAACGGTAACGATAGCCGGAACGGATACAAGATTATCTTCAACAACGGAACTGTCAAGACTGGTGGGGCTTGTCTTCCAGAACCCGGATCATATGTTCTTTGCCGATACGGTATTCGAAGAAGTGGCATTTGGTCCCAGAAACCTGAATCTTGCAGACAGCGATGCGATCATCAGGTCTGCGCTCGACGAAGTTAATCTCGGGCATACCCGTGACCTGTACCCCCGCTGGCTCTCCCGCGGGGAGCGGCAGCGTCTTGCCATTGCCTGTGTTATTGCCATGCAGCCCCGGATAATCATTCTTGATGAGCCGACGACCGGGCTTGACGGGAACGAAGCCCGGCAGGTTATGACCGTTCTTAAAAAGCTCCAGAAAAAAGGTCACACGATCATCATCATCACTCACAACAAGGAGATCGCAGAGAACTGTGCAGACCGCATTCTCCGGATGGAGAGCGGAAGGATAATTTCAGATACACGCACAGGAGGCGCATGACATGGCAGAGATACTTGCATATGTCCATAAGGATGGCATTTTCCACCGCCTTCACCCGTTTACAAAAATTGCATTCATCCTGCTGTTTGGCCTCGTGTCGATCCTGACGACAAACCTGATCATTCTGGTCGCCATGGTGCTCGTTATTCTCCTCATTGCGTTCCTCGCGAACCTGGGAAAAGAAGTGATTCAGCAGTTCAGACTGATCGCCATCATGAGTATCATCCTCATTGGCATAACGATCCTGACCATGCCGAGTGGCGAGACGATTGGTTACCTGATTCCGCAGGGGATCCCGTTTATCGGGGGTGCCCTTCCCGTTACCATAGGAGCGATTGAGTTCGGTCTCATGCTCACGTTCCGTTTCATGATCCTCATCTGCGTGTTTCAGCTCTTCGTGATCTCCACCCAGCCCCGGGACATTGTCCATACTATGGAACGGATGCATATCCCGATCGATTATACCCTTATGTTCCTGATCGCGCTCCGGTTTATCCCGACGCTCCAGATCGAGGGGAAGCGGATCCACGAAGCCCAGGTGGCGAGGGGATATAACCCGGGAGAAGGATTCATGGGAAAACTTCGTAGTGTTGCCCCGATTGTCATCCCGCTCGTTTCAAATGCACTCTCGCGTGCAACCGTTCTCGGGCTCACCATCGACATAAGGGGATACCGCACCGGCAAAAAAACCCGCATGAGGGAATTTCTGTTCCAGCGCAGGGATTACCTTGCGGTAAGTGCGATTGTTGTCGCAGGTTGCGGATATGCGTTTCTCCTGATCCGTCAGGTAATATGAGCAGTGTTGCAAATTCAACACCGGCATCTCTTTTTTAGAGAGGAAAAACCCCAAAAAAGTATAAATAGCATACAGGGTCTTAGGGAAAATAAGAATTGTCAGAGAGTATCTTTCCCGGATTTGGGAATTTCTGGAGTTGTTCAACGTATGGCATTTACTAAGAGGAATGATGACGCAGTATCGCCGGTAATCGGCGTTATCCTGATGGTCGCCATCACGGTGATCATTGCAGCAGTGATCGCTTCATTTGTATTCGGTATGGCAGGAAATATCAAATCATCGAAAACAGTTGGCATTACCCTGGCATTGGATAAAAATAATAATGCAGTGGCAACGGTTGCCGGAGGGACAGATCTTCCCACCCTTCTGCTGGTCAATTACAGTGTTAATAGTGGTTCCGAAGCTGTACTACTGGAAGGAGCGAACCTGACTACCGGTCGTTATAATGTAACCCAGGCAGGTTCTGTTGTAGGAAAGCGGGTGATCCTTGTCGGCTATTTCAATGACGGGACCACCCAGACCCTTGTTGATAAACAATTCTAACTTTTTTTTATTAACCCCTCATCAACAGGTATGGTAATGGAACGTCAGGGCAATTCATCTGATTGAGTGGGAATCCGGACCTGAAACATGATCCGCCCTGAAGGGTACCGCCGCGGCGGATCATCAACTGTTATTTAAAAAACATTACCCCGGTAGATCGGACTGCCAATCATTATTCGTTACACGGGACTATACTACTGGCATGAAAAAACAATCCCTCTCTCCGATGATAATCCTGATGACATTTATTGTAATTCTCTGTGCCGGCATTGCCGGATGTTCATCACAATCTCCATCTGCATCACCAGTACCCGTTAAAAATCCTTCAGCAATTGAACCCCCGCAGATGATATTACAGCCTTCTGAGATCCCGGCAAATTTCACGCTCCTCGAAAAAGCCGAAAGGAATGTCTCTGAAATGCGTTCCTGGGCCCTCGATCACGGGTGGAAAAAGGGGTATTATGCCGTTTACCTGAAAAATGATCCCGCTTCACGTCAGGGAACGATCATTGAACAGATGATCTCGGTTTATACCGCCGAAAATATCACGCTCGTTATCCCTGATACCACAAATATATACAAAAACTGGACAATTAAGCAAAACGATGCGAATCTGACCTATGAAGAATTATCCCTGCCAGTCATCGGGGATTCCAGCAGTGCACTGAAAATTTCCGATAAAAGTGATAACACGCAGATGTACTTAATCTCGTTTG encodes the following:
- a CDS encoding energy-coupling factor transporter ATPase, producing MIELEQVSYIYPHTVQKALNNLSFSLPRGKCVLVTGPSGAGKTTLCLASAGVLHHEYGGKKEGRVTLGGRDISTYSSLSEVARTIGIVFDDAEAQMIFTTVEEEILSALEYRGLAAEVVEDRLAAIMEKTHLTELRHRSPHHLSGGQKQRVALAATLALGNDILILDEPTSELDERATTRIVDILRTLKKEGTTILLIEHKFGHFKDIVDTLVVMENGMIRAEGSPDNVLADERMGKIVIADFSGIRTAGAEQNAGSVPDKNPAPGMVVSVKDLVYSYEKLRALDSINLEIAAGEFVAIVGENGSGKTTLVKHFNGLLLPESGTVTIAGTDTRLSSTTELSRLVGLVFQNPDHMFFADTVFEEVAFGPRNLNLADSDAIIRSALDEVNLGHTRDLYPRWLSRGERQRLAIACVIAMQPRIIILDEPTTGLDGNEARQVMTVLKKLQKKGHTIIIITHNKEIAENCADRILRMESGRIISDTRTGGA
- a CDS encoding type IV pilin N-terminal domain-containing protein, whose translation is MAFTKRNDDAVSPVIGVILMVAITVIIAAVIASFVFGMAGNIKSSKTVGITLALDKNNNAVATVAGGTDLPTLLLVNYSVNSGSEAVLLEGANLTTGRYNVTQAGSVVGKRVILVGYFNDGTTQTLVDKQF
- a CDS encoding tryptophan transporter, whose amino-acid sequence is MKSKDIAIVGILLAIGAILRYFLAMLHTPLTPNMIIAFYCLAIILIAPKIYEAIGIGFVAGILSMLISGSIFPPANLISEPLGALVCFGIYGLLKNRSKFAPTATTFLATLASGFTFAVLAIIAVAPQILSKYATLEGFIIVFVPIVVITAIFNAVIVQILFIPSNRVLSRGQE
- a CDS encoding NADP-dependent malic enzyme; its protein translation is MDFSPGSDDIYKEALALHARHHGKLEIRSKVPLRNRHDLSLAYTPGVAEVSRQISKNKNLAYKYTIKANTIAIVTDGTAVLGLGNIGGYAAIPVMEGKAILFKEFAGIDAFPICFENHDTNFTDQVKNIAPVFGGINLEDIAAPKCFEVEDALQDIGIPVMHDDQHGTAVVVLGALLNACRVTGKKFTDLNIVICGAGAAGFAITRLLKCIGYDPNVCTMVNEIIVCDTQGTIFRGREGLYKNKYKFIIAEETNKPALAGSLADALIGADVFIGVSAPGVITEEMVRSMNRNAIIFAMANPVPEIWPDAAKRAGAAVVGTGRSDFPNQINNVLGFPGIFRGALDARATRISDEMKVAAAHAIADYVKKPTRECIMPDILDKGVTRAVAKAVAEAAIQSGCSRPKE
- a CDS encoding energy-coupling factor transporter transmembrane component T, with product MAEILAYVHKDGIFHRLHPFTKIAFILLFGLVSILTTNLIILVAMVLVILLIAFLANLGKEVIQQFRLIAIMSIILIGITILTMPSGETIGYLIPQGIPFIGGALPVTIGAIEFGLMLTFRFMILICVFQLFVISTQPRDIVHTMERMHIPIDYTLMFLIALRFIPTLQIEGKRIHEAQVARGYNPGEGFMGKLRSVAPIVIPLVSNALSRATVLGLTIDIRGYRTGKKTRMREFLFQRRDYLAVSAIVVAGCGYAFLLIRQVI